A region from the Nocardioides exalbidus genome encodes:
- the rbfA gene encoding 30S ribosome-binding factor RbfA, with the protein MTNPRVRKIADRIQVIVAEMLERRIKDPRLGFVTITDVRVTGDSQQASIFYTVLGADDELASTAAALESAKGVIRSEVAKQLGMRIVPSLTFIPDALPESARALDEVLARAKEQDDAVAAQRGSAYAGEADPYKKPRVIGDDDELDDLDDEDLDD; encoded by the coding sequence ATGACCAACCCCCGCGTCCGCAAGATCGCCGACCGGATCCAGGTGATCGTCGCCGAGATGCTCGAGCGGCGCATCAAGGACCCGCGGCTCGGCTTCGTGACCATCACCGACGTCCGCGTCACCGGCGACTCCCAGCAGGCGTCGATCTTCTACACGGTCCTCGGCGCCGACGACGAGCTCGCCAGCACCGCTGCGGCGCTCGAGTCCGCCAAGGGCGTCATCCGCTCCGAGGTCGCCAAGCAGCTCGGGATGCGGATCGTGCCGTCCCTGACGTTCATCCCCGACGCGCTGCCCGAGAGCGCCCGCGCGCTCGACGAGGTGCTGGCGCGCGCCAAGGAGCAGGACGACGCCGTCGCCGCGCAGCGCGGGTCGGCCTACGCCGGCGAGGCCGACCCCTACAAGAAGCCGCGCGTCATCGGTGACGACGACGAGCTGGACGACCTCGACGACGAGGACCTCGACGACTGA
- the infB gene encoding translation initiation factor IF-2: MAKTRVHELAKEFGVESKFVLEKLKEMGEFVKSASSTVEPPVEMRFKKQYGDELKAAAASAPAADTATDAPADKPAAKTAPKPGPKPAPAPAATEAPAEVPAPAAEAPAPAAKPGPKPGPKAPVAEPEAPAAEPEPPAAPAAPAAKAPSPAPRPVGRPGAPRPGNNPFAPSQGMGSRPPAPRPAAGDDNRPPRPPAGGDARPGMPRPNPAMMPKSPAAFGNGPGARPARGGPGGAPGRPGAPGRGGAPGRPGGAPGGAPGGAPGRPGGFGPSGGGRPGGGRPGQRGQTQGAFGRAGGPSRRGRKSKRARRMEFEAMEAPTIGGVRVRKGNGETVRLPRGASLTDFAEKINVDAAALVQMLFSLGEMVTSTQSVGDETFELLAEELNYVVQIVSPEDEDRELLETFDLEFGADEGDEADLAIRPPVVTVMGHVDHGKTKLLDALRDANVVDKEAGGITQHIGAYQVHTEVDGDDRRITFIDTPGHEAFTAMRARGAQATDIAILVVAADDGVMPQTVEALNHAKAAGVPIVVAVNKIDKPEADATKVRGQLTEYGLIPEEYGGDAMFVDVSAKAGLNLDKLLEAVVLTADASLDLRANPDQDAQGLVVEAHLDRGRGPVATVLVQRGTLRVGDSIVAGPAHGRVRAMLDEHGNEIAEADPSRPAMVLGLSAVPGAGQNFIVVEDDRMARQIAEKREARERAAMQAKRRVRRSLEDFMASMEKGESQELNLILKGDVSGSVEALEDALSQIDVGDEVSLRVIDRGVGAITETNVDLAAASDAIIIGFNVRPQGKASQMADKEGVEIRYYSVIYQAIEEIEAALKGMLKPIYEESTLGQAEIREIFRSSKAGNIAGCMVTSGVLRRNAKVRILRDGAVVADNLDLASLRREKDDAAEVREGFECGLVLRNFQDIKIGDVVEAFEMREIPRG, from the coding sequence GTGGCAAAGACCCGAGTCCACGAACTCGCCAAGGAGTTCGGAGTCGAGAGCAAGTTCGTTCTCGAGAAGCTCAAGGAGATGGGGGAGTTCGTCAAGTCGGCATCGTCGACTGTCGAGCCGCCCGTCGAGATGCGCTTCAAGAAGCAGTACGGCGACGAGCTGAAGGCCGCTGCGGCCTCAGCCCCCGCCGCCGACACCGCGACCGACGCCCCGGCCGACAAGCCGGCCGCGAAGACCGCGCCCAAGCCCGGCCCGAAGCCGGCCCCCGCGCCCGCCGCGACCGAGGCTCCCGCCGAGGTCCCGGCCCCGGCAGCCGAGGCTCCCGCCCCGGCCGCCAAGCCCGGCCCGAAGCCCGGCCCGAAGGCACCTGTCGCCGAGCCGGAGGCACCTGCCGCCGAGCCCGAGCCGCCGGCCGCCCCGGCCGCACCCGCGGCCAAGGCGCCGTCCCCGGCACCGCGTCCCGTCGGCAGGCCCGGCGCGCCGCGTCCGGGCAACAACCCGTTCGCCCCCAGCCAGGGCATGGGCTCGCGTCCTCCGGCGCCCCGTCCGGCCGCCGGCGACGACAACCGTCCGCCGCGTCCGCCGGCCGGCGGCGACGCCCGCCCCGGCATGCCGCGTCCCAACCCGGCCATGATGCCCAAGTCCCCGGCTGCCTTCGGCAACGGCCCGGGCGCCCGCCCGGCCCGTGGTGGCCCCGGTGGCGCTCCCGGTCGTCCGGGTGCTCCCGGTCGTGGCGGTGCCCCGGGTCGCCCCGGTGGCGCTCCCGGCGGTGCGCCCGGTGGCGCTCCCGGTCGTCCCGGCGGCTTCGGCCCGTCCGGCGGCGGTCGCCCGGGTGGCGGCCGTCCCGGCCAGCGCGGCCAGACCCAGGGTGCCTTCGGGCGCGCCGGTGGTCCGTCGCGTCGTGGACGGAAGTCGAAGCGTGCGCGTCGCATGGAGTTCGAGGCCATGGAGGCCCCGACGATCGGTGGCGTGCGTGTCCGCAAGGGCAACGGCGAGACCGTCCGGCTCCCGCGCGGTGCCTCGCTGACCGACTTCGCCGAGAAGATCAACGTCGACGCCGCAGCGCTGGTGCAGATGCTGTTCTCGCTGGGCGAGATGGTCACCTCGACGCAGTCGGTGGGTGACGAGACGTTCGAGCTGCTCGCCGAGGAGCTCAACTACGTCGTGCAGATCGTCTCCCCGGAGGACGAGGACCGCGAGCTGCTCGAGACGTTCGACCTCGAGTTCGGTGCCGACGAGGGCGACGAGGCCGACCTGGCCATCCGTCCGCCGGTCGTCACGGTCATGGGTCACGTCGACCACGGAAAGACCAAGCTCCTCGACGCACTGCGTGACGCCAACGTGGTCGACAAGGAGGCCGGTGGCATCACCCAGCACATCGGTGCCTACCAGGTCCACACCGAGGTCGACGGCGACGACCGCCGCATCACCTTCATCGACACCCCGGGTCACGAGGCGTTCACCGCCATGCGTGCCCGTGGTGCCCAGGCCACCGACATCGCGATCCTGGTCGTCGCGGCCGACGACGGCGTCATGCCGCAGACGGTCGAGGCGCTCAACCACGCGAAGGCGGCCGGCGTGCCGATCGTCGTGGCGGTCAACAAGATCGACAAGCCGGAGGCCGACGCGACGAAGGTCCGTGGCCAGCTGACGGAGTACGGCCTGATCCCCGAGGAGTACGGCGGCGACGCGATGTTCGTCGACGTCTCGGCCAAGGCCGGGCTCAACCTCGACAAGCTGCTCGAGGCCGTCGTGCTCACCGCCGACGCGTCGCTCGACCTGCGTGCCAACCCCGACCAGGACGCCCAGGGCCTCGTGGTCGAGGCGCACCTCGACCGTGGCCGCGGCCCCGTCGCGACCGTGCTGGTCCAGCGCGGCACGCTGCGGGTCGGCGACTCGATCGTCGCCGGTCCGGCCCACGGCCGTGTCCGCGCGATGCTCGACGAGCACGGCAACGAGATCGCCGAGGCCGACCCGTCGCGTCCGGCGATGGTGCTGGGCCTCTCGGCGGTGCCGGGTGCGGGCCAGAACTTCATCGTGGTCGAGGACGACCGCATGGCCCGCCAGATCGCCGAGAAGCGTGAGGCGCGCGAGCGTGCGGCCATGCAGGCCAAGCGTCGTGTGCGTCGCAGCCTCGAGGACTTCATGGCCTCCATGGAGAAGGGCGAGAGCCAGGAGCTCAACCTCATCCTCAAGGGCGACGTGTCCGGTTCGGTCGAGGCCCTCGAGGACGCCCTGTCGCAGATCGACGTCGGCGACGAGGTCTCGCTCCGCGTCATCGACCGCGGTGTCGGTGCGATCACCGAGACCAACGTCGACCTGGCCGCCGCCTCCGACGCCATCATCATCGGCTTCAACGTCCGCCCGCAGGGCAAGGCGAGCCAGATGGCCGACAAGGAAGGTGTCGAGATCCGCTACTACTCGGTCATCTACCAGGCGATCGAGGAGATCGAGGCAGCGCTCAAGGGCATGCTCAAGCCGATCTACGAGGAGTCGACCCTCGGCCAGGCGGAGATCCGCGAGATCTTCCGCTCGTCCAAGGCCGGCAACATCGCGGGCTGCATGGTCACCTCCGGTGTCCTGCGCCGCAACGCGAAGGTCCGGATCCTGCGCGACGGAGCGGTGGTGGCCGACAACCTCGACCTCGCCTCGCTCCGCCGCGAGAAGGACGACGCCGCCGAGGTCCGCGAGGGCTTCGAGTGCGGTCTGGTGCTGAGGAACTTCCAGGACATCAAGATCGGCGATGTCGTGGAGGCCTTCGAGATGCGCGAGATCCCGCGCGGCTGA
- a CDS encoding DUF448 domain-containing protein, translating into MATTSDTPAPGPVRTCVGCRARAAASDLLRVVAGTDAEGRPALVPDPHHRAPGRGAHVHPTQECWQLAVRRRAFPRALRRGENLSGAPVEAHLEEWLTAHAPPSGSQQHRPETGARSS; encoded by the coding sequence CCCCTGCGCCCGGACCCGTCCGGACCTGCGTGGGTTGCCGGGCCAGGGCCGCTGCGAGCGATCTGCTCCGCGTGGTCGCGGGGACGGATGCCGAGGGCCGACCGGCCCTGGTGCCCGATCCGCACCACCGGGCACCAGGCCGTGGGGCGCACGTCCACCCCACGCAGGAGTGTTGGCAGCTCGCCGTGCGTCGCCGAGCATTTCCCCGTGCGCTGCGCAGGGGGGAGAATCTCAGCGGTGCCCCGGTGGAGGCCCATCTCGAGGAGTGGCTCACCGCGCACGCACCACCGTCCGGATCACAGCAGCACCGACCAGAAACTGGAGCACGCAGCTCATGA